Proteins encoded within one genomic window of Eleutherodactylus coqui strain aEleCoq1 chromosome 1, aEleCoq1.hap1, whole genome shotgun sequence:
- the SKA2 gene encoding spindle and kinetochore-associated protein 2 isoform X2: protein METAVNKLEALFQKAESDLDYIEQKLEFEIRKSLREESSQENPTVLLEQLASVKSRFKGLSSQLDKIAADQQKSVDTIQATIANTLKMVQHLQQQTDFQVPPFSEEELHALQQFETLAMKGMNLK, encoded by the exons TTTCAAAAAGCTGAATCTGACTTGGATTACATCGAACAAAAATTGGAGTTTGAAATAAGAAAAAGCCTGCGGGAAGAATCATCTCAG GAAAACCCTACCGTATTGCTGGAGCAGCTGGCCAGTGTGAAGTCCCGCTTTAAGGGTTTGTCTTCTCAGTTGGACAAGATTGCTGCAGACCAGCAAAAGTCAGTGGACACTATTCAGGCAACAATAGCAAACACATTAAAAATGGTACAGCATTTACAGCAGCAAACAGATTTTCAG GTACCGCCTTTTTCAGAGGAAGAACTTCATGCGCTCCAACAGTTTGAGACTCTAGCGATGAAGGGCATGAACCTGAAATGA
- the SKA2 gene encoding spindle and kinetochore-associated protein 2 isoform X1: METAVNKLEALFQKAESDLDYIEQKLEFEIRKSLREESSQENPTVLLEQLASVKSRFKGLSSQLDKIAADQQKSVDTIQATIANTLKMVQHLQQQTDFQQVPPFSEEELHALQQFETLAMKGMNLK, translated from the exons TTTCAAAAAGCTGAATCTGACTTGGATTACATCGAACAAAAATTGGAGTTTGAAATAAGAAAAAGCCTGCGGGAAGAATCATCTCAG GAAAACCCTACCGTATTGCTGGAGCAGCTGGCCAGTGTGAAGTCCCGCTTTAAGGGTTTGTCTTCTCAGTTGGACAAGATTGCTGCAGACCAGCAAAAGTCAGTGGACACTATTCAGGCAACAATAGCAAACACATTAAAAATGGTACAGCATTTACAGCAGCAAACAGATTTTCAG CAGGTACCGCCTTTTTCAGAGGAAGAACTTCATGCGCTCCAACAGTTTGAGACTCTAGCGATGAAGGGCATGAACCTGAAATGA